Genomic DNA from Corylus avellana chromosome ca4, CavTom2PMs-1.0:
TGATTTGGCATATAAAGGATAAATCCAAGAGAAGCgcgaaaaatcatcaataaacaCCACATAATACTTGTAACCACTCACAGAGGAGACGGGTGAAGTCCACACATCTGTGTGGATTAATTGAAGGGGATGAGTTGAGACACGGTTGGATGGATGGAAGGGTTGTCTTTTGCTTTTGCCCAACTTACATGAAATGCAAACATCACTTTTATTCATATTATGAAAAGACAAGGGTAAAGAAAAATTCTTAATAACACGTGAAACGATATCAAAGGAAGGATGTCCTAATCGAAAATGCCATCCCATTGAGGATGTCTTTATTCCAAGAAATGCAGTGAAGGAGTGATGATCTCTAAGAGAGGATTTGTGAAGCCGAAGGGGGTAGAGGCCATTCTCACTTCTGCCCTCCAGCAGCACCGCATGAGTCCGGTAGTCCTTCACATAAAAATGATGAGCAgttagaataaaataataatcattgTCCATACAGAAACGTTGAATAGATAACAGATTGGCAGTGGCTTGTGGACAATGAAGAACTTTATTaagatgaaaaacaaaattagagggAGATTGAAGGGTTGTAAGACCAGTATTTGTTATTGTGAGCCCAGAACCATTACCAACAGCCACTGTATCATCACTCTGGAAAGGTTGTTGTAAGCTCAAGTACTCTAGGTCATTGGTGATCTGGGCATTGGCACCACTATCAGCAAACCAAGGTTGTTCTTCAGTGGCGGCATTAGTTTGAGCCACCATAGCAGCCAACTGAGGTGGTGGATGCTTGCCTTGATAAGCATAATCCATGCGGTGGAAACAATCCAGTGCTTGATGACTGATTTTTCCACAGATTTGACAAGAAGGCCTACTGCTGCGAGTAAACTGGTTGTCATATGCTCCTGGACGAAAGGCCAAAGGACTTTGTCCTCTATTGTTGTATGGTGGCCTGACAGGGTGGCCAGATGCAGGGGAGTACCCATACTGCCGAGGGTGAAAATTGTTTGATCTTGTAGCAAATGAATAGCCATGTTGACGAGGAGAGAAATTGGATTGAGAACCCCGTGAGAGAAATTTCATGGGCTGCTGTGATGGGGTTTTGTTCCTCTGCTGCCAGTTGCGGTCACCTGTAGGTTTGTTAGTAAACAAGGCAAAACTAGCTGGGTCTGTAGAATGAGTTTGCTGCTGCTGCAAAAGTGTCTCATGATTGAGTAAAAGATCACGAAAGACAtcaaatttcaaagttttgtcATGTGTAGCCATTGCATATGAAGTAATAAAATTAGTGAAGGAAGGATTCAAACCACCAATGATAAATGAGATGAGATCCTCATCAGCAAGAGGACTACCAACTATAGCCAATTGATCAGAAATCCCTTTGGCAGTCTGAATAAATTCTGCAcaggttttattttcttggcgAATGGTCTGAAGTTGGCGTTTCAACTGAGTGATGCGATACTTGGATTGGGACGCAAATCTGTTTGCCAAAGAGTCCCAAACTTCTCAAGATGTGTTGAGTCCAAAGACAGTAGACACAACATTTTCAGACAAAGTTACAAGGATCATACTAAGAAGACATTGATCCTTCTTTGTCCAATCCACAAATGCTAGATTAAGTACTTCTTTACCTTCACTATTAGGAGGTAAGAATTGAGGAGGGCAAGGCTCTGAACCGTCAACTATGCCCATAAAGTCATGACCACGAAGGATTGGCCGGAATTGAGACAACCATGTTGGATAGTTAAGGTTGTCAAGCTTAATCTGAACTGTGGGAGTGGGATTTGGAAAAGAGAAAGCAGTGCTGCTAGAGGCGGCCATTGAAGGATCGAAATTCAGCGTTGGCtataaggctctgataccataaaacaATGAGACACCAAAATGGTAGTTTATTATTGAATGAGTAATCACATAGGATGTCttacacatatatacatgtatacaGCAgtataacaaaaatagaaaacaaaacactGATTGCTAATTACATGGGATTGACTCTAATTCCTTCTTTATCTTGAttattctctttcctttttatatgAGCTTGAGCAGCACGTTAGTGTATCAAATCTTGGACAGATTTAATATGTATGGATCTTTCCTCATTGGCTTGTTCACATCTTTCCTTTCTTATTGAGATATGATACTATTGACAACAACTGGCATgatcttctttttattgcacgAACACAGTCTGTGAGGATTTATTCTCAACTTAGCCTTGGACAACACATTCCAAATCAAGTGTAGCTTGAGTAACTGATGGAGGTGTATTACAGGTTGCAGTATGTATTCTAACAGGTTATATATTTATAAGCTTACAAAGATTTATATGTCACTTTAAATATTTGTATCAGAAGttttcaaattagaaaaattgttTATTGTCACTCGAAATTTGAAGGGTATATCATTTTTATTGAGGTTCATTATGaggtaaataaaatttaattaagtaaataaaattctaccaactctatgtgggctacttcTCATCTTTCTAATATGAGATTAGGGTGTTACAATATTAGTCATCCCCATTGGTCGCCtctgtaacgacctagattttaaaactcttatttaaataatattaagtagattaaaaatataatcgataaattagaacaatgatatgtggattaatgatattaaataactatttagtgttaaaggtatattacattgatttttgacctcttatgtatattacttcaattctaaaaatttagcttcactaatatgtttatgggcataatcaaacccaatctagtgaataaattatttatattggtgtttagcgaagtcataaattaatttgaagcttttcagttttttagcctaaaaagcagtgtcttaattttcatactgtctaaatgagattaaaactgctaaagaaagataccaaggctagccacctttgttgaaagcttaaagtcttctagtaattaTGGTTATAGTatatatcatgattataatgatttaataagacaagtggccaagtgggaatgcaaatagttaaagcctaagttgaattggaaactttgtataggccaaaaatagactcaaacaaactcggatgaagtcgaaccgaaaatataaaatgtttgtctcggagtcctctatctactctcaaaatttcatgtcaatcggagtaggtttggacattgaaaaatggatcggaatacactgccctcattttggacgaaaattataattggtatagagcatgaaatatggactaggttcattcttttggttaaatacatctcaacccttagatgaaatgtgtaaaaataaatcctaaccattcattctcttataaatagagccttagctaaattcactttcacttaagtttttacaatcttagaacaagtaaaattgtttgctcctcctttcattttatttcttagttctagtcaaataccatatagcctagatctttcttgtagtgttcaagcgtttttctaaaactagctacctagagaagatttggtggagttttacttctaaaggattattgggtaagtgtttcttgtataaatatcataatttattgcttttattacttgtcctcatttaattgtttaaagacccaataagcgtataatgtaaaataaagtaatggatacaagtgaattaataataaagagttagtggacaaaatcaattaaggacttataatattatctatagattatttactttacagtatttacattcagtcatttcttttatgtcatttaaatttctgttcatatttctggcgataaggaccatttgatctcatctccgaaatatgcattatttacattcagttatttcttttatgtcatttaaatttctgttcatatttctggcggtaaggaccatttgatctcatccccgaaatatgtattatttacattcagttatttcttttatgtcatttaaattttaattcatatttttagcgGTCATtcccagaatatgaattcagtatttacattcagtcatttcttttattgtcatttaaattttgattcatactttggtaggtacggaccattggtctcatctccaaaataagagtcatgttttatatatattatttataatacttgtttgtatttagtgatactggccattagcctcgtcaccaaaaatgaattcaggcataaagctagttataagtaactatcttagattaatataataaaatgagtaagtaaagatgaagtgacggataatagataaatataaaagacgAGGGTCTTTAagcaatgatattattggagaatgaactaagtattgtttgtatgtatgtattatatgcagaagtggagcaaaatactacactaaggagagtaagtatggatatacttactgagtactagctttgttttattgttataggaattcttattttgtcttattgatataattttgcaatacaactgctgcataatgtgtctaataaaatggctgataagatagccaccttaagaacaagctgggtggattgccgcgaggaactgtcggtatctcagtggatgggggtatataaccgtccaacaggcctaatatataactaagctgggacggtgtagttgccagcaccaaacaggtaaacctctaaagtgtgagggacataacggacgtaagcgggctgagagctcatgagaagaggtctgaagaaagattatcataaaacacaaactaatctgtcattacgctgcatttacaactcattcattattatatattttagtctttaatcttatttgttcaaactagtctttttagtctttatatctaggaaaatagattactcacttgtttgcctatgtaaatatgataacgtcatctttacatagatcttgatgcagggatagaaagtgaggacgatggtcattttactggttttgatggttgatagaccatctgctacaggatttatgcttactctatggagcaagtctcatttatgttaattgcttttattatgtatggtgatttgtgtaaacttaatagatattactatgttaatttaggtgccgtctgtggcatatatttggtacacctagtgtgtacatatgttgtaatgaaaaccatgtttctattttatttaataatatatcacctcgaggtatttcagtcagctcaactgtgttgtgtaagttattactaggtcatagaaaaagaaaaaaatatacatactccgctgtaagattgtattttctaaagttgcagcgtcacgacttcgatatttgctagttcaaatatcggggcgttacagcCTCCTCAATCCTCCCATCCAACTTgagtcttacaaatttaatagtaaatttgtaAAAGTTGGGCAAGAAAAAGactaatgaaaaagaaaataatcatttatcaAATGCAAAAGGCAACATGAGGCATGAGGGCATGGAAATGTTTGATGAATTTAGGTCTCCCACTATTATGGGGCAATTGGTTTCCTTTTATTAACTATAACTTACAAGTTTCTATTTGGGTACTCTATGCGCTAATCATTATTCATACCATTTGACACCAGGGTTTCACAGCTTATAGACTTGGATGCAGAATCAAAATAAGGGCATGCGATAccaggtaaggggacacaacacctaaaatccaaacaaattttattattaatctttgaaaaattgttgaaaattttataaagaatccatTTACATGActttcaattgcacttcctttcatattttaatgccatGTTTTATTCGATCATATGTcattattgaaaaatgttacatattacaattacctcatttttatgagttatgcCTGAATGTGATTATGAATGAGAGGAGCTGATCACAAAGTTTTATGGTATATTATACCATTATAGAAGAGCTTACAAGATCATATGAAACATTACATGTGCATTCATGTTCATAAATGTTTAACTCTAGGGCACGATTATAGTCATGATCGGTACCACCttggtagcatggcaagcacatcGAAGGACAATTatgagaaggtgtgtgctatcgACTGGGTgaccttcacctagggaagtttcCAACCCagtagctctcccctgtgacgacaggatgagcatataggtcctttgggacaagccaacgtgcgccGCTCATGGTAAAATTGCGGTGTCGAGTCAAATGGTAAAACAACTATTTTGAAAGAAAGGTAAAAAGAAGTGCTTACTATCACAttggtagcatggcaagcacaccaaAGGATGATTatgagaaggtgtgtgctatcgACTGGGTgaccttcacctagggaagtttcCAACCCAGTAGCTTTCCCCCgtgacgacaggatgagcacataggtccttcgggacaagccaacgtgcgccGCTCATGGTAAAATTGCGGTGTTgagtcaaagggtaaaacaactattttgaaagaaaggtaaaaggaagtgcttatTCATTTTATAACTAGCTATTATTGCTTTAATtgtaatcattttattaattattgctGTACATGATTGAGATTATGACATAAAAATTTGTATAGCATGTTTATAacatcttggtgttgtggctacttactgagttgttgaactcaccccttctccctatacatctttttcatATTGCCCTATATATCGTAGTACTGAGGACATGGGTACTGGTGGgcctcttagttgttaaagacCCGATCATTTGGCCCAATGGTTGGGACACTTAGACATATTGCTTTGTGGACTAGCAGGAGCAATAGTAGTAGAAGTGTCTGGGACTCCATTCTATAAAGTAGACCGCTTGGGAGGAGCATATACtgtaactttattgcttatgagattattaaatactagcacattatgtgtttgtgatttcaTAATGAGAGTTTATAGTACGTTGGTGATGTTATGTTTTTGTGGTGATCATATATAggaaaattcttatttttattaagaatatattACAATTGCTCCCAGtcgctctacctctagaacttaGGGCGTTTCAATACGTAAATGAGTAGCCAATTTATATGCTTATTTTAGTGGACTCTTGTTGTAGTGATGTGTGAAAAATTGTGTATTTATGCCTTTTGTGGTGTATGTGATGAGAAATAAACGATAAAATTTTTCGAAAACTTTGAAGGaaattaagtctttatttttcaacatcaATCGTTTATGTTCTCATTcggtgattagttatcataattttcttgttttgttgttcttactaattAAGTGACTTCTCTTGTGTACATAGAACATCttacctttttttaataatatttcgattacttataacaaaaagataataaaaattcttacaaaGTAGAGAATTTATTCCATGATATTACAAATCACAAGACGAAGAGTAGGAGGAGTAGGAGTAACAAAAGTTACATTGGAGGACTCAAGTCTGAGTACAAATCCTCCCCTTGTTGATACCCAAACAACCCCCTCTCCAACACCCACTCTTCAATCATTGCCTGAGAATGCAATGCCTGGTCAGTAGGCACAAGATGCCCTGCCCCTAAAACCACAACATTACTCAAACTCCCCCATTTCTGCACATACCCAGCAAGCTCTCCTTTCACCTTCCAAACCTTCCTCTCCGCCATTACAAACTCCTCAATCCCCTCCCATTTCATCGTCTTCACCCAAGCCTCCGTTGAAACCACCCCATCCCTCAAATCAAAATGCCCTTGATACAACAGCACCCTGCTCTGCTTCACCAGAGCCTCCACCATATATTTCATACTCTTCATCACATCGTCGTGCAGCGCATCCCCAACGACGTCGCTGCACTCCTCAAAAGCCACCGATTCGTTCGCCCCCAAGGCCCTCTTCACCTCCTCGCTTTGTAAAAACTCGGTCACCATTTCTGTCTTGTATGGAGCTTTCCGAGTGAAGTCGTATAATGTCGCCAACCCTGTCATGTTCTGCAACAAACGCAGGACCCCTGTTCTAGCATTTGTTGCCTCGCTCCAATTCCTTGATTTTGTCAGCCCAATTGCCTTCCATTGCGCTTTCTCCAGCTCCCTCTTCTGCCTCTCATTGATCAAACCAGTAAAGTGAGCATTCACGGCATGAGTACCCACCTGGGTCACCGGGTCGGTCAACCCGTTTCCAATAGCAACGCCTGCTAAGTTGACCCGCTCGGACGCCGGCAAATCGGCATTCTTCCTGATAATATAGTACCCAATTGCCGGAACATACTTGCCTGCATAGCTCTCACCAGTGATGTATATCGGCCGGGACTTAAGCGATCGGTCCGATTCAATAAAGGAAGTGATCGCGGCCAAAAGATGCTTGGCAACAGAATGTTGATCTCTTGGGATTTCTTCGGGTGTGGAGGCAATGCTGAACCCGGTTCCAATCGGGTTATCGAGGAAAAGAAGGCCGAATATGCGGTTCCAAGAGCCTGGATTGGGTTCGAGAGCAAGTGGGTCGGATTTGGCCTTCTGGAAGTTGACACGCCAGGGGCCGAGCTCGAAGAAGTTACCGATCATGGAGGAGCAGCCAGGGCCGCCCTGGAGCCAAATAAGAAGAGGGGTTTGGGAGAGCGGTGAAATGGGTTTCTGGGCTTCGTAGAAAGAGTAGAAAATGGCGGAGCCGGTGGTGGGATTGACGGGGAGGTAGCCTGATTTGGTGGGGAGAGCTTCCTTTGAAAACGGAGTGGTCGAAGTGGGCGATGATAGAGCTGGGATGTGgtggaagaaggagaagaggaagaggaagaggaggaggatggAGTAGGAGCCTGTTGACTCCATTACTGTGGAGAGCTGACTGGTGAGGAACCGAGACATCAGAGAAGTAGTTGTGAATATTTGTAGAGGTGTAATGCTAAATATAAAGAAGATTAAAATTCTTGTTTTGTCttaattttaagggttaaatattaaataccttgggttttgttgttttattttctctcttaagatttgatttttattacaagagGTTCATGTGGTTTTaataatagactaaattaatcTTCTGTCGGTTGAGctttagttgacttaacgaaaattcACGTGAATCAATGAAATATTGATACGTAgcacatatttatttatttttttaaaattaaaaaataatgtattttaaaacaaaaaaaaaataatagaaaaaaaaaattgggggtggatcttggctccaagggggtcGCTCGGCCACTCCATTGGGCCTTGGCCACCCCCACttcattttcaataagacaaaaatatcattacaagttcaaagaaaaaaagaaaaaagaaaaaaaaaaaaaaaatcctctcaaACTACCCTTCGATTGGCTatattttcaaactttcaattgtgataatgtccactacataaactaccaaaaattgacaatgtacctcccAAGGCCAACAAAACCGACCCTAAATTTGTTTTAATAAGATAAAGATAttccaataaatttgaaaaacaaattatttgttttcttgaagaaaaaaaaaaaaaaaaaagaacgattgtttttagattttcaatacttcttgttttttttttttcaaaatgttttaatttttaatttttttagaaaattattaaaGGTATTTACAATATTGGGGtaacattgttaattttttggtagtttaaatgacacattgtcgcaattaaaagtttaaaaatgacatTGACAATTGGATAGTAGTTTAGGGGTATGcgaattttttccaaataaaaataaacaaaaaaattaattaaaaaaaattaaaatgattcccttggtttttcattttgtttctttttttttattttttattatttttagtttaaaaaagaCAAGgatacaattaataatttgaagaaagattgataataaaataataatttggacCCTATCTAAATCGTTAACCACATGAGTAAGTAAAATGGTCCCACAAAGAGCCGTGAACTTTGTCAAGTAGTCGGTCAATGAAGCTAAAGTCTAACACGTGTTGCTTGATTTAAGTTTTTCAATCCTGTACGGTTGGTGGGTTCTGGAAAATTAGTCTTCTTCGACAAAATTTCTTAGCAATCCcaagttgttttttattttgtcccACCCTCTTATTATTAATGCAAAACATATAAATAACACTCTTGAAGTTTTATATGATTGTTAATTTAGTCcttgtatttttataataataccTATTTAActctttcaaactaccacttcaatgacaatctatcccTAAACTATTAATTTCGACAATTTAActctcaaattaccaaaacaatgacaatgcaccctcccaatgctagcaaaatgataaaattacccatatataatttttaataagacaaaaatacccttaaaattttgaaagacaaattaaaattttgtatttttattttaattttagtaagggtaatttcgttattttttttcaaaattgagactacattatcattgttttaatagtttgaggggtaaattgttgCCATTGAGAATTTGAGAGGCAGATTGTTAATGGAGTGATAGTTTAATAGGGTTAAATGACTTTACCCATATTTTTAACTTGAACAATTTAACCCTTACAAGTTGTATTTATGACAAATcaaatgaatagaaaaaaaatgcacattgcattcagaaaataaaaatagtatgaGTAATttctataatttcaaaaaaaaaacaaaaaaagaaagtagattTTCAAGTTTAACAATGCCAACTATTAAAAAGGTAGCATATTATTGTTGagtattaaatatattttcatcatgttctttactctttattttgttaaaaaattttaacttaaagAACTGTCTTTCggttttttaaaagaaacaacaatgcaaaaaagaaaaagaagctttttggaagaaaaatatatacttgtttttatttatttttctaattgaataaagAAAATGGTTATAAAGGAGGGGTATCATTTTCAATCTTGATCCAAAAAGAATAGAGAGTGGACGATCCTAAAATCGAAAGATTGGTTAACTCCTCAACGACAGACCCAAAACGAACTAAAAtagtatagaaatacaaaaaatggTAGGAAATGAGTCAAACAAGTGACAAAGTCCTTTCAAGGAGGTGCACAAAGTGGTTCAAAAAAAAGGCACAAATTAAGGCGAACCAACATGAGCCCTCACTTAGAAACATTAACAACCATAGAAGGATATTGAAGCTAAAGAGTTGCCACCAACTCTTCAAATttgcaactttttttatttttttattttttattcaaagcgggagagagagaaaagggaaaaTTTGCACTTCAATGATTGAAGAACTTTGCAAATAGAGACCAAGAAGCAAGTGAGCTGTTTGAGAAAGTAGAGTAGAATGGAAGACACAGCACAAATAGGTGAAATTCCGTTCAGGAAATaattaggttttaattttttttcttcttaaattaaCCTGGGGTCCAGATCATTTGGGAAAAGATATTTAAGtctttaacatttctcatataagaaccatatataaatCTCATGTTAAGTAAtgaaaaatttttttggaaagaagATGCTGAAGTTGGGGAAGAAACCAAAACGGGGACAGGGGAGCTAAAAGATAAAGAGCATGTCTCAACTCACTTAGTTCCAAAGAAAAgttgattatatattatatcttaGAATCATGGTCATTATTGGGCTATGAATATCATGCCACCCTATTAATCATCCCAGTAAATGTTCATCATAAACTAAGGCCTAATGATTGAAAAGTGCCATAAGCTGAACAAAATTGTTCCCAAATGGTAATAAGCATATCAAAATAGCAACTTGCATTTCAAAGAAGATAATTAGTAAAAAGGagtgagaaaagaagaaaaaaaaaaaaaaaacagtagcTGAGCATTCGTTACACCGATTAAAAACTCatgtaaaagagaaagaagcaTTTCAGCTTCTCCGTGGAGCTCACATACTAATATCCAGAATGGGCGCCAATGCTTGTTATTCATGAGGTTAAACTTTGTAAACGAAGTGCATATAATAATACCAATTTACTGGTCATAGCAACAATTTGTTGTAACCTGCGGAACCAAAAAATCTGCCGATTTCACCAAAGTCGAGCAAttcaagaaagaaataaaatgaaataaccCATGTAAAGCAGATTTTTGAGAAGTGaagcaaaatacaaaattgaaattcaaGAAAGAGAGAACCCATTACCCATGaaccaaaattgaaaatatccTCCAAATAATGAATACCCAGAAGCAAGaaattcaagaaagaaagaacccTTGAATCAGAATTGAAAACTGAGAACATTTCTAAAGAGATAAAGTAGATATCAGAGAAAAGGTAAGAAATTTAAGAACACTTACGTTACAGGTGTTGCAGCAGCTAGGACGTTGCTGTTCGGCGGTGGCGGAGGAGAGGGCATTGGCATGGGGGTGGTGGTGCTGTTTCTTTTGTCTAGGAAGTGATAGGGAATATGTTGGACGTGCTCTCTTTTTGCCGATGAGCAATATAGAATAGATAAAGATCATGTGTTTTCGTAACATTTGCTTTTAATGTTCTAAGCCGACATGTCACCTTTTTATTGGAGGACACAAAAGACTTAGTT
This window encodes:
- the LOC132177854 gene encoding serine carboxypeptidase-like 50, translated to MSRFLTSQLSTVMESTGSYSILLLFLFLFSFFHHIPALSSPTSTTPFSKEALPTKSGYLPVNPTTGSAIFYSFYEAQKPISPLSQTPLLIWLQGGPGCSSMIGNFFELGPWRVNFQKAKSDPLALEPNPGSWNRIFGLLFLDNPIGTGFSIASTPEEIPRDQHSVAKHLLAAITSFIESDRSLKSRPIYITGESYAGKYVPAIGYYIIRKNADLPASERVNLAGVAIGNGLTDPVTQVGTHAVNAHFTGLINERQKRELEKAQWKAIGLTKSRNWSEATNARTGVLRLLQNMTGLATLYDFTRKAPYKTEMVTEFLQSEEVKRALGANESVAFEECSDVVGDALHDDVMKSMKYMVEALVKQSRVLLYQGHFDLRDGVVSTEAWVKTMKWEGIEEFVMAERKVWKVKGELAGYVQKWGSLSNVVVLGAGHLVPTDQALHSQAMIEEWVLERGLFGYQQGEDLYSDLSPPM